The proteins below are encoded in one region of Micromonospora pisi:
- a CDS encoding SDR family NAD(P)-dependent oxidoreductase: protein MSQALTGRTALVTGGSRGIGAGIARELAREGANVVITYRKSREQAEEVVADLAALGAKAFAVQADQSVPHEASTAVEQAAEFLGGQIDVLVNSAGVAVMGTVDQLDLKLLDGVQQMMATNVLGTIVTTRSASRYLPDGGRVILVGSIVAHRIPSPGVAEYAASKAAIDQLGRGWARDFGPRGITVNVVQPGAVDTDMNPADGPNAAAQVAMTPLGRFGTTDDIAKAVTFFASDKAAFITGSLLTIDGGFSI from the coding sequence GTGTCCCAAGCCCTGACAGGACGCACTGCGCTCGTGACCGGAGGATCGCGGGGTATCGGTGCCGGGATTGCCCGTGAACTGGCACGTGAAGGTGCAAACGTGGTAATCACCTACCGGAAGTCGCGCGAGCAGGCGGAAGAGGTTGTCGCCGACTTGGCTGCTCTTGGCGCGAAGGCGTTTGCTGTGCAGGCGGACCAGTCCGTTCCCCACGAGGCGTCTACCGCAGTCGAGCAGGCTGCCGAGTTCCTGGGCGGCCAGATCGACGTGCTGGTGAATTCTGCTGGAGTCGCCGTTATGGGCACAGTCGACCAGTTGGACCTGAAGCTTCTCGACGGGGTTCAGCAGATGATGGCCACGAACGTATTGGGCACCATCGTCACCACGCGTTCCGCATCGCGGTACCTGCCTGATGGTGGGCGCGTCATCTTGGTGGGAAGCATTGTCGCCCACCGCATTCCCAGCCCTGGCGTTGCCGAATACGCGGCGAGTAAGGCAGCGATCGACCAGCTCGGTCGCGGATGGGCGCGCGACTTTGGCCCGCGCGGCATCACCGTCAATGTCGTGCAGCCCGGGGCGGTCGACACGGACATGAACCCGGCGGACGGGCCGAACGCAGCCGCTCAGGTGGCCATGACGCCCCTCGGGCGCTTCGGCACCACCGACGACATCGCAAAGGCGGTCACCTTCTTCGCCAGCGATAAGGCCGCGTTCATTACGGGCTCACTGTTGACCATCGACGGCGGATTCAGCATCTGA
- the rnhA gene encoding ribonuclease HI — protein MTDQPAEKVVTIYTDGACSGNPGPGGWGAVLRYGEHERELYGGESTPTTNNRMELMAAIQALESLTRPVVVRLHTDSTYVRSGITSWMANWKRNGWQTSAKQPVKNADLWQRLEQAVKEHQVEWLWVKGHNGDPGNERADALANRGVTDARSATSSR, from the coding sequence ATGACGGACCAGCCGGCCGAGAAGGTCGTGACCATCTACACCGACGGCGCGTGCAGCGGTAACCCCGGGCCGGGCGGCTGGGGTGCCGTGTTGCGCTACGGCGAGCACGAGCGGGAGCTGTACGGCGGCGAGTCGACGCCGACCACCAACAACCGCATGGAGCTGATGGCCGCCATCCAGGCCCTGGAAAGTCTCACCCGCCCGGTGGTCGTACGCCTGCACACCGACAGCACGTACGTCCGCAGCGGCATCACGAGTTGGATGGCGAACTGGAAGCGCAACGGCTGGCAGACGTCGGCGAAGCAGCCGGTCAAGAACGCCGACCTGTGGCAGCGGCTGGAACAGGCGGTCAAGGAGCACCAGGTGGAGTGGCTCTGGGTCAAGGGGCACAACGGCGACCCCGGCAACGAACGCGCCGACGCCCTCGCCAACCGTGGTGTGACGGACGCCCGAAGCGCGACGTCGAGCCGCTGA
- a CDS encoding cation:proton antiporter, producing the protein MEPVDVAFTLVGLGALLAGVLPRMLEHRPLSMPIAFLGLGMLVFLLPTGLPSPDPLAHPQLTTHLTEIGVIVALMGAGLKIDRRVGWRRWSSTWRLLAIGMPLCIAGVALLGWWWAGLVPAAALLLAAALAPTDPVLAADVQVGEPTDVEDNEDEVRFALTSEAGLNDGLAFPFVYAAMAIATTGVATSLGPVDWLTRWLTVDVAYKIGVGIGGGLLVGWLLGKLFFRAPSNLRLARHAEGFVAIAATFLAYGLIEVIGGYGFLAVFFAARAIRAAERTHEFHGVLHNFAEQIERLLTVLLLLFLGGAVVDGLLAPLTWPAALAGLALVFVIRPVVGWLSLRGAPGRPAEHWVIAFFGIRGVGSFYYLAYATGHADIPQLDLVWATVALVVIVSVVLHGIAATPVMRLLDRNDERAPVTTEREPAPTGTAAGATVGVAGRRPGSAGPVDCRHDGPAGREGRDHLHRRRVQR; encoded by the coding sequence GTGGAGCCGGTCGATGTGGCGTTCACACTGGTCGGGCTCGGCGCGCTGCTCGCCGGTGTCCTGCCCCGGATGCTGGAACACCGGCCGCTCTCCATGCCGATCGCCTTCCTCGGGCTCGGCATGCTGGTCTTCCTGCTGCCGACCGGGCTGCCGAGCCCCGATCCCCTCGCCCACCCGCAGTTGACCACCCACCTCACCGAGATCGGTGTGATCGTCGCCCTGATGGGCGCCGGGCTGAAGATCGACCGACGGGTCGGCTGGCGACGCTGGTCCTCGACCTGGCGGCTGCTGGCGATCGGCATGCCGCTCTGCATCGCCGGCGTAGCCCTGCTCGGCTGGTGGTGGGCGGGACTGGTGCCGGCCGCCGCGCTGCTGCTCGCCGCCGCGCTGGCGCCGACCGATCCGGTGCTCGCCGCCGACGTACAGGTGGGTGAACCGACCGACGTCGAGGACAACGAGGACGAGGTGCGGTTCGCGCTCACCTCGGAGGCCGGTCTCAACGACGGGCTCGCCTTCCCCTTCGTGTACGCCGCGATGGCCATCGCCACCACGGGCGTCGCCACCAGCCTCGGCCCGGTCGACTGGCTCACCCGATGGCTCACCGTCGACGTCGCCTACAAGATCGGCGTCGGGATCGGGGGCGGGCTGCTCGTCGGCTGGCTGCTCGGCAAGCTCTTCTTCCGCGCCCCGTCCAACCTGCGACTCGCCCGGCACGCCGAGGGGTTCGTCGCCATCGCCGCCACCTTCCTCGCGTACGGGCTGATCGAGGTGATCGGCGGGTACGGCTTCCTCGCCGTCTTCTTCGCCGCGCGGGCGATCCGGGCGGCGGAACGGACCCACGAGTTCCACGGGGTGCTGCACAACTTCGCCGAGCAGATCGAACGGCTGCTCACCGTACTGCTGCTGCTCTTCCTCGGCGGCGCCGTGGTCGACGGGCTGCTCGCCCCGCTGACCTGGCCCGCCGCCCTGGCCGGGCTGGCCCTGGTCTTCGTGATCCGGCCGGTCGTCGGCTGGCTGTCGCTGCGCGGGGCGCCGGGGCGTCCCGCCGAGCACTGGGTGATCGCGTTCTTCGGCATCCGGGGCGTCGGCTCGTTCTACTACCTCGCGTACGCCACCGGGCACGCCGACATCCCGCAGCTCGACCTGGTCTGGGCGACGGTCGCCCTGGTGGTGATCGTCTCGGTGGTGCTGCACGGGATCGCCGCGACCCCGGTCATGCGCCTGCTCGACCGGAACGACGAACGCGCGCCCGTGACCACCGAGCGGGAGCCGGCGCCCACCGGCACGGCGGCGGGCGCAACGGTCGGCGTGGCGGGTCGGAGGCCCGGGTCGGCCGGACCGGTAGATTGCCGGCATGACGGACCAGCCGGCCGAGAAGGTCGTGACCATCTACACCGACGGCGCGTGCAGCGGTAA
- a CDS encoding oxidoreductase yields MAKTWLVTGSSRGLGWELGRAVLAIGDNLVATARRPEQLDELVRDHGDRARAVALDVTDPAAARAAVQVALDAFGGLDVVANNAGYANSGPIEETSDEDFREQVETNLFGVVNVTRAALPVLRRQRSGHLLQFSSIGGRVGGTPGLAAYQTAKFGVEGFSEVLNNEVRPLGIKVTIIEPGAFRTDWGGSSMRVAEVGADYEETVGRIHAYRREVDGQQPGDPARAAQVIVGIVGLPDPPLRLLLGSDALRLAEESSLSRAQEASRWAEVSRSTDFDSPTELGQSAIAALVTPTTS; encoded by the coding sequence ATGGCAAAGACCTGGCTGGTCACCGGCAGCTCACGCGGTCTCGGGTGGGAACTGGGGCGGGCGGTGCTCGCCATCGGCGACAACCTCGTCGCCACCGCACGCCGGCCCGAGCAACTGGACGAACTCGTACGCGACCACGGCGACCGGGCCCGCGCCGTCGCGCTCGACGTGACCGACCCGGCCGCCGCCCGTGCCGCCGTCCAGGTCGCGCTCGACGCGTTCGGCGGGCTGGACGTGGTGGCGAACAACGCCGGCTACGCCAACAGCGGCCCGATCGAGGAGACCTCGGACGAGGACTTCCGCGAACAGGTCGAAACCAATCTGTTCGGCGTCGTCAACGTCACCAGGGCGGCCCTGCCGGTGCTGCGCCGCCAGCGCTCCGGGCACCTCCTCCAGTTCTCCTCCATCGGCGGGCGGGTCGGCGGCACCCCCGGCCTGGCCGCGTACCAGACCGCGAAGTTCGGTGTCGAGGGGTTCTCCGAGGTGCTGAACAACGAGGTGCGGCCGCTCGGCATCAAGGTGACCATCATCGAGCCGGGGGCGTTCCGGACCGACTGGGGCGGCTCCTCGATGCGGGTCGCCGAGGTCGGCGCGGACTACGAGGAGACCGTCGGGCGGATCCACGCGTACCGCCGCGAGGTGGACGGGCAGCAGCCGGGCGACCCGGCGCGGGCGGCGCAGGTCATCGTCGGCATCGTCGGACTGCCCGACCCGCCGCTGCGTCTGCTGCTCGGCTCCGACGCGCTGCGACTGGCCGAGGAGTCGTCGCTGTCGCGGGCCCAGGAAGCCTCCCGCTGGGCCGAGGTCAGCCGCTCCACCGACTTCGACAGCCCGACCGAACTCGGTCAGTCGGCGATCGCCGCCCTGGTCACCCCGACCACCAGCTGA
- the glgB gene encoding 1,4-alpha-glucan branching protein GlgB — MDSLISGVAYDPHAVLGAHPRDGQTLIRTWRRGAQQVTVLVGDDRHPTRRIHDEDVFEATVPGTVLDYRVEVDGKILDDPYRFPPSLGEMDLHLIGEGRHERLWTALGARPRDDGGVSFAVWAPNARGVRVVGEFTGWGAHEGWPMRSLGSSGVWEIVVPEARPGQTYKYRILGRDGVWRDKADPMAAHTEVPPRTASVIYQSGYRWSDGDWLAERAQRHPHQEPMSVYEVHLGSWRPGLGYRELAEQLTAYVVDLGFTHVEFMPVAEHPFGGSWGYQVTGYYAPTSRFGTPDEFRHLIDRLHAAGIGVLLDWVPAHFPKDEWALARFDGTPLYEHPDPRRGEHPDWGTYVFDFGRREVRNFLVANALYWCEEFHVDGLRVDAVASMLYLDYSREDGQWLPNQYGGRENLEAIGFLQETNATVYREHPGVVMIAEESTAWPGVTQPTHGGGLGFGFKWNMGWMHDTLNYLSKEPVHRQWHHNELTFSLVYAWSENYLLPISHDEVVHGKGSLAGKMPGDTWQRLANTRALLAYMWAHPGKQLLFMGSELADDQEWNVDRGLNWNLSHDPARAGVQRLVRDLNANYRANPALWSQDTTPDGFRWIVGNDAGNNTVAFIRIAADGSPLVCVANFSAVPHEVYRLGMPVAGVWREVVNTDAQTYGGSGVGNLGSVRAEPVPWHGQPASATLRLPPLGVLWLRPTR; from the coding sequence CTGGACTCGTTGATCTCCGGTGTGGCGTACGACCCGCACGCCGTCCTCGGTGCGCACCCGCGCGACGGGCAGACCCTGATCCGCACCTGGCGCCGGGGCGCCCAGCAGGTCACCGTCCTGGTCGGCGACGACCGGCACCCGACCCGCCGGATCCACGACGAGGATGTCTTCGAGGCGACCGTGCCCGGCACCGTGCTCGACTACCGGGTCGAGGTGGACGGCAAGATCCTCGACGACCCGTACCGGTTCCCGCCGAGCCTCGGCGAGATGGACCTCCACCTGATCGGCGAGGGCCGCCACGAACGGCTCTGGACCGCACTCGGCGCCCGTCCTCGCGACGACGGCGGGGTTTCCTTCGCCGTCTGGGCCCCGAACGCCCGGGGCGTACGGGTGGTCGGCGAGTTCACCGGCTGGGGTGCCCACGAGGGCTGGCCGATGCGCTCGCTGGGCAGCAGCGGTGTCTGGGAGATCGTGGTCCCGGAGGCCCGCCCCGGCCAGACGTACAAGTACCGGATTCTGGGCCGGGACGGGGTCTGGCGGGACAAGGCCGACCCGATGGCCGCGCACACCGAGGTCCCGCCCCGGACCGCCTCGGTGATCTACCAGTCCGGTTACCGGTGGTCCGACGGCGACTGGCTCGCCGAGCGGGCACAGCGGCACCCGCACCAGGAGCCGATGAGCGTGTACGAGGTGCACCTCGGCTCGTGGCGGCCCGGTCTCGGCTACCGGGAGCTGGCCGAACAGCTCACCGCGTACGTCGTCGACCTGGGCTTCACCCACGTGGAGTTCATGCCGGTCGCCGAGCACCCGTTCGGCGGCTCCTGGGGCTACCAGGTCACCGGCTACTACGCCCCGACCTCCCGGTTCGGTACGCCGGACGAGTTCCGCCACCTGATCGACCGACTGCACGCCGCCGGCATCGGCGTCCTGCTCGACTGGGTTCCGGCGCACTTCCCCAAGGACGAGTGGGCGCTGGCCCGGTTCGACGGCACCCCCCTCTACGAGCACCCCGACCCGCGTCGCGGCGAGCACCCGGACTGGGGCACGTACGTCTTCGACTTCGGCCGTCGCGAGGTACGCAACTTCCTGGTCGCGAACGCGCTCTACTGGTGCGAGGAGTTCCACGTCGACGGACTGCGGGTGGACGCGGTCGCCTCGATGCTCTACCTGGACTACTCCCGCGAGGACGGGCAGTGGCTGCCGAACCAGTACGGCGGCCGGGAGAACCTGGAGGCGATCGGTTTCCTCCAGGAGACGAACGCCACCGTCTACCGGGAGCACCCCGGGGTGGTGATGATCGCCGAGGAGTCGACCGCCTGGCCCGGCGTGACCCAGCCGACCCACGGTGGCGGGCTCGGTTTCGGCTTCAAGTGGAACATGGGCTGGATGCACGACACCCTGAACTACCTGAGCAAGGAGCCGGTCCACCGGCAGTGGCACCACAACGAGCTGACCTTCTCCCTGGTCTACGCGTGGAGTGAGAACTACCTGCTGCCGATCAGCCATGACGAGGTGGTGCACGGCAAGGGGTCACTCGCCGGCAAGATGCCCGGCGACACCTGGCAGCGGCTGGCCAACACCCGGGCGCTGCTGGCGTACATGTGGGCCCACCCGGGCAAGCAACTGCTCTTCATGGGCAGCGAACTCGCCGACGACCAGGAATGGAACGTGGACCGGGGACTGAACTGGAACCTGAGCCACGACCCGGCGCGGGCCGGGGTGCAGCGGCTGGTCCGGGACCTGAACGCGAACTACCGGGCCAACCCGGCGCTGTGGAGCCAGGACACCACCCCGGACGGGTTCCGCTGGATCGTCGGCAACGACGCCGGCAACAACACGGTCGCGTTCATCCGGATCGCCGCCGACGGCTCTCCGCTGGTCTGCGTGGCGAACTTCTCCGCCGTACCGCACGAGGTGTACCGGCTCGGCATGCCGGTGGCCGGCGTCTGGCGGGAGGTGGTCAACACCGATGCCCAGACGTACGGGGGTTCCGGGGTCGGCAACCTCGGCTCGGTACGCGCCGAGCCGGTGCCGTGGCACGGCCAGCCTGCCTCGGCGACGCTCCGCCTCCCACCGCTCGGTGTGCTCTGGCTCCGTCCGACCCGCTGA
- a CDS encoding alpha-1,4-glucan--maltose-1-phosphate maltosyltransferase, with the protein MTGRFPIEEITPAVACGRYPAKAVVGELVPVSARAYREGHRALGCNVVWTGPDGVSRPFTRMRPDWDDRWYANIVPDAVGAWTYAVEAFDDPYLTWRDAVTKKTAAGQDVAELGNDLAEGAALMDAASALVPPDAQGDVKAAAAALRDPELPLHLRLRPALDLAELLWEHPVRRLVTRSDDHPIWTDRPRALFSAWYEFFPRSEGIAPPSEGKPAEHGTFASAASRLPGVAAMGFDVLYLPPIHPIGRINRKGRNNSLTASADDVGSPWAIGAAEGGHDAIHPDLGTIEDFRRFVASANEVGLEVAMDLALQAAPDHPWVTEHPEWFTTLADGSIAYAENPPKKYQDIYPLDFDRDPEGIRAEILRVVTHWVGQGIRIFRVDNPHTKPFDFWQWLIREVKRLDPDVLFLAEAFTRPAVMHGLGKIGFTQSYTYFSWRNSADELREYCAELLAAADYMRPNFWPNTPDILPEPLQHGVPSIFKIRTVLASLLSPSWGIYAGFELLEHEALPGGEEYRDSEKFELRPRDWTAAESQGRSLAPFIARLNAVRRRNPALHWLRNLRFHHSDNPQLLCWSKRDPQTGNTVLVACSLDPYHAQWANLSLDLPALGLDWSDRFTVYDELSGARYEWGQHNVVGLDPHQPAHVFTVRHPGTPPTTAPSAPAPAPAPAPETTR; encoded by the coding sequence GTGACGGGACGGTTTCCGATCGAAGAGATCACCCCGGCGGTGGCGTGCGGTCGCTACCCCGCCAAGGCGGTGGTGGGCGAACTGGTGCCGGTCAGCGCGCGGGCCTACCGGGAGGGGCATCGGGCGCTCGGCTGCAACGTCGTCTGGACCGGCCCGGACGGGGTGTCACGACCGTTCACCCGGATGCGCCCGGACTGGGACGACCGGTGGTACGCGAACATCGTGCCGGACGCCGTCGGCGCCTGGACGTACGCCGTCGAGGCGTTCGACGACCCGTACCTGACCTGGCGCGACGCGGTCACCAAGAAGACCGCCGCCGGGCAGGACGTGGCCGAACTCGGCAACGACCTCGCCGAGGGGGCGGCGTTGATGGACGCGGCGTCGGCGCTGGTCCCGCCCGACGCGCAAGGCGACGTGAAGGCCGCCGCGGCGGCGCTGCGTGACCCGGAACTGCCGCTGCACCTGCGGCTGCGCCCCGCCCTCGACCTGGCCGAGCTGCTCTGGGAACATCCGGTACGACGCCTGGTCACCCGCAGCGACGACCATCCGATCTGGACCGACCGGCCACGCGCCCTCTTCTCCGCCTGGTACGAGTTCTTTCCCCGCTCCGAGGGGATCGCCCCGCCGTCCGAGGGCAAACCGGCCGAACACGGCACCTTCGCCAGCGCCGCCAGCCGGCTGCCGGGCGTCGCCGCGATGGGCTTCGACGTGCTCTACCTGCCGCCGATCCACCCGATCGGCCGGATCAACCGCAAGGGCCGCAACAACTCCCTGACCGCGTCGGCCGACGACGTCGGCTCGCCCTGGGCGATCGGCGCCGCCGAGGGCGGACACGACGCCATCCACCCCGACCTCGGCACCATCGAGGACTTCCGCCGGTTCGTCGCCTCGGCCAACGAGGTCGGCCTCGAGGTCGCGATGGACCTGGCACTTCAGGCCGCGCCGGACCACCCCTGGGTGACCGAACACCCGGAGTGGTTCACCACCCTCGCCGACGGGTCGATCGCGTACGCGGAGAACCCACCGAAGAAGTACCAGGACATCTACCCGCTCGACTTCGACCGGGACCCGGAGGGAATCCGGGCCGAGATCCTGCGGGTGGTCACCCACTGGGTCGGGCAGGGCATCCGGATCTTCCGGGTGGACAACCCGCACACCAAGCCGTTCGACTTCTGGCAGTGGCTGATCCGCGAGGTCAAGCGCCTCGACCCGGACGTGCTCTTCCTCGCCGAGGCGTTCACCCGGCCGGCCGTCATGCACGGCCTCGGCAAAATCGGGTTCACCCAGTCGTACACCTACTTCAGCTGGCGCAACAGCGCCGACGAGCTGCGCGAGTACTGCGCCGAACTGCTGGCGGCGGCGGACTACATGCGGCCGAACTTCTGGCCCAACACCCCGGACATCCTGCCCGAGCCGCTCCAGCACGGCGTACCGTCGATCTTCAAGATCCGTACGGTGCTGGCCAGCCTCCTCTCCCCCTCCTGGGGCATCTACGCCGGCTTCGAACTCCTCGAACACGAGGCGCTGCCCGGCGGCGAGGAGTACCGGGACAGCGAGAAGTTCGAACTGCGGCCCCGGGACTGGACGGCGGCCGAGTCGCAGGGGCGGTCCCTGGCCCCGTTCATCGCCCGGCTCAACGCCGTACGGCGGAGGAACCCGGCGCTGCACTGGCTGCGCAACCTGCGGTTCCACCACAGCGACAACCCACAACTGCTCTGCTGGTCCAAACGGGACCCGCAGACCGGCAACACCGTGCTGGTGGCCTGCTCGCTCGACCCCTACCACGCCCAGTGGGCCAACCTCAGCCTCGACCTGCCCGCGCTCGGGCTGGACTGGTCCGACCGGTTCACTGTCTACGACGAACTGAGCGGCGCCCGGTACGAGTGGGGCCAACACAACGTGGTCGGCCTCGACCCGCACCAGCCCGCGCACGTCTTCACCGTGCGGCACCCCGGTACACCGCCGACCACCGCGCCGAGCGCACCCGCGCCCGCCCCCGCCCCCGCCCCCGAGACGACGAGATGA
- the glgA gene encoding glycogen synthase, translating to MAETAPDDGRLRIDLLTREYPPEVYGGAGVHVEYLARELRRLADLRVHCFGSPRTGPDDPAGVTAYPEPVELAGANPALRTMGVDLAMAAGCAGTDLVHSHTWYANLAGHVAKLLHGVPHVVTVHSLEPLRPWKAEQLGGGYALSSWSERTALGAADAVIAVSAGMKRDLLAAYPEVPAERVRVVHNGIDTRQYAPDPGTDVLRRLGVDPDRPSVTYVGRVTRQKGLPYLLRAARSLPPETQLVLLAGAPDTAEIAAEVESLVAELRATRDGVVWVAEMLPKHEVIQVLSHTTVFACPSIYEPMGIVNLEAMACETAVVATATGGIPEVVTDGETGLLVGIEQANDGTGTPLAPERFVADLAAALNTLLADPDRTAAFGRAGRSRAVEHFSWDAIADRTMGVYRSVLPLT from the coding sequence GTGGCCGAAACCGCTCCCGACGACGGACGACTCCGGATCGACCTGCTCACCCGCGAGTACCCGCCCGAGGTGTACGGCGGGGCCGGAGTGCACGTGGAGTACCTCGCCCGGGAACTGCGCCGCCTGGCCGACCTGCGGGTGCACTGCTTCGGCTCGCCGCGTACCGGCCCAGACGATCCCGCCGGGGTGACCGCGTACCCGGAGCCGGTCGAGCTGGCCGGCGCCAACCCGGCGCTGCGCACCATGGGAGTCGACCTGGCCATGGCCGCCGGATGCGCCGGCACCGACCTGGTGCACAGCCACACCTGGTACGCCAACCTCGCCGGCCACGTCGCCAAGCTGCTGCACGGGGTGCCGCACGTGGTGACGGTGCACAGCCTGGAGCCACTGCGGCCGTGGAAAGCCGAGCAGCTCGGCGGCGGCTACGCCCTCTCCTCCTGGAGCGAACGGACCGCGCTGGGCGCCGCCGACGCGGTGATCGCGGTCTCCGCCGGCATGAAACGCGACCTGCTCGCCGCCTACCCGGAGGTGCCGGCCGAACGGGTCCGGGTGGTCCACAACGGGATCGACACCCGGCAGTACGCCCCGGACCCCGGCACCGACGTACTGCGCCGCCTCGGCGTGGACCCGGACCGCCCCAGCGTGACGTACGTCGGTCGGGTGACCCGGCAGAAGGGCCTGCCGTACCTGCTCCGGGCGGCCCGGTCGCTGCCGCCGGAGACCCAACTGGTGCTGCTCGCCGGTGCCCCGGACACGGCCGAGATCGCGGCCGAGGTGGAGTCGTTGGTGGCGGAACTGCGCGCCACCCGGGACGGGGTGGTCTGGGTGGCCGAGATGCTGCCCAAGCACGAGGTGATCCAGGTGTTGAGCCACACCACGGTCTTCGCCTGCCCGTCGATCTACGAGCCGATGGGGATCGTCAACCTGGAGGCGATGGCCTGCGAGACCGCCGTCGTCGCCACCGCCACCGGGGGCATCCCCGAGGTGGTCACGGACGGGGAGACCGGTCTGCTCGTCGGCATCGAACAGGCCAACGACGGCACCGGCACCCCACTGGCGCCCGAACGCTTTGTCGCCGACCTGGCGGCGGCGCTCAACACCCTGCTCGCGGACCCCGACCGGACGGCCGCGTTCGGCCGGGCGGGACGGAGCCGGGCGGTCGAGCACTTCTCCTGGGACGCCATCGCCGACCGGACGATGGGGGTCTACCGCTCGGTGCTCCCGCTCACCTGA
- the glgC gene encoding glucose-1-phosphate adenylyltransferase: MSPKVLAIVLAGGEGKRLMPLTADRAKPAVPFGGMYRMIDFVLSNLANGGYLKIVVLTQYKSHSLDRHVTMTWRMSNLLGNYVAPVPAQQRRGPWWFAGSADAIYQSFNLINDEKPDYVIVFGADHIYRMDPRQMVADHIASGAGVTVAGIRQPLHQADQFGVIEVGPDGRRIQAFREKPTDARGLPDSPGEIYASMGNYVFTTKVLCEAVERDAADKSSRHDMGGSIIPMLVDRGEANVYDFRDNEVPGSTERDQGYWRDVGTLDSFYEAHMDLIAIHPIFNLYNSAWPIYTDHPPWPPAKFVHGWQERVGRAVGSMISPGVIVSGALVENSVVSPNVRVNSWAHVEGSVLMEGVDIGRHAVVRNAILDKFVVVPEGAEIGVDLERDRTRYTVSEAGIVVIGKGHRVEP, translated from the coding sequence ATGTCGCCGAAGGTCCTCGCCATCGTCCTGGCTGGCGGCGAGGGCAAGCGCCTGATGCCGCTCACCGCCGACCGGGCCAAGCCGGCCGTGCCGTTCGGCGGCATGTACCGAATGATCGACTTCGTCCTGTCCAACCTGGCCAACGGCGGCTACCTCAAGATCGTCGTGCTGACCCAGTACAAGTCGCACTCCCTCGACCGGCACGTCACCATGACCTGGCGGATGTCGAACCTGCTCGGCAACTACGTCGCCCCGGTCCCCGCCCAGCAGCGCCGTGGACCCTGGTGGTTCGCCGGCTCGGCGGACGCGATCTACCAGAGCTTCAACCTGATCAACGACGAGAAGCCGGACTACGTGATCGTGTTCGGCGCGGACCACATCTACCGGATGGACCCCCGGCAGATGGTGGCCGACCACATCGCCTCCGGAGCCGGCGTCACCGTCGCCGGGATCCGCCAGCCGCTGCACCAGGCCGACCAGTTCGGTGTGATCGAGGTGGGGCCCGACGGCCGCCGGATCCAGGCGTTCCGGGAGAAGCCCACCGACGCCCGGGGGCTGCCGGACTCGCCGGGGGAGATCTACGCCTCGATGGGCAACTACGTCTTCACCACGAAGGTGCTCTGCGAGGCGGTCGAGCGCGACGCGGCGGACAAGTCCAGCCGGCACGACATGGGCGGCAGCATCATCCCGATGCTCGTCGACCGGGGCGAGGCGAACGTCTACGACTTCCGCGACAACGAGGTGCCGGGCAGCACCGAGCGGGACCAGGGCTACTGGCGCGACGTCGGGACGCTCGACTCGTTCTACGAGGCGCACATGGACCTGATCGCCATCCACCCGATCTTCAACCTCTACAACTCGGCCTGGCCGATCTACACCGACCACCCGCCGTGGCCACCGGCCAAGTTCGTGCACGGCTGGCAGGAGCGGGTGGGACGCGCCGTGGGCTCGATGATCTCACCCGGGGTGATCGTCTCCGGGGCGCTGGTGGAGAACTCGGTGGTCTCGCCGAACGTCCGGGTCAACTCGTGGGCGCACGTCGAGGGTTCGGTGCTGATGGAGGGCGTGGACATCGGCCGGCACGCGGTGGTGCGCAACGCGATCCTGGACAAGTTCGTGGTGGTCCCCGAGGGGGCCGAGATCGGCGTGGACCTGGAGCGTGACCGGACCCGCTACACCGTCTCCGAGGCCGGGATCGTCGTCATCGGAAAGGGCCACCGGGTCGAGCCGTAA